From the Xyrauchen texanus isolate HMW12.3.18 chromosome 49, RBS_HiC_50CHRs, whole genome shotgun sequence genome, one window contains:
- the LOC127640142 gene encoding twinfilin-1-like produces MPGYSRGIKERMLYSSCKNPLLENKLHMEVEKKMEIDNGDELTADFLYDEVHPKQHAHKRAFAKPRGPQGRKGERRITRRPGEGDDTADDSLNIKEATSRH; encoded by the exons ATGCCGGGTTACAGCCGTGGAATCAAGGAGCGGATGTTGTACTCCAGCTGTAAGAATCCGCTGTTGGAGAACAAACTGCACATGGAGGTGGAGAAGAAG ATGGAGATTGATAACGGCGATGAGCTGACGGCTGATTTCCTGTACGATGAGGTTCATCCGAAGCAGCATGCGCACAAGCGGGCGTTCGCTAAACCCCGCGGCCCACAGGGCAGGAAGGGTGAACGCAGAATCACGAGGCGGCCCGGAGAGGGCGACGACACCGCCGACGATTCACTGAACATCAAAGAGGCCACGTCT AGACATTGA